TTCCAGCCAACTCGCGGGAGCCCCGTCATGCATGACTTACAAATAGATGGTTTTAAAAAAACCGACGAAAACTCTGCGATGGTGCTGCTTGTTGATGACCAGGCGATGATCGGTGAAGCTGTGCGACGTGGCCTTGCCAACGAAGAAAACATCGATTTCCATTTTTGCGCCGATCCCCATCAAGCGGTCAGTCAGGCCATTTTAATTAAACCGACGGTGATCCTGCAGGATCTGGTGATGCCAGGCCTTGACGGACTGACGCTGGTCCGCGAATACCGCAACAATCCTCAAACCAAAGATATTCCGATCATTGTGCTATCGACCAAGGATGACCCGCTGATCAAAAGCGCGGCGTTTGCCTCTGGCGCAAATGACTATCTGGTCAAGCTGCCGGACACTATTGAATTGGTGGCGCGCATTCGTTATCACTCGCGCTCCTACATGACCCTGCTTCAGCGCGACGAAGCTTACCGCGCTCTGCGCGTCAGCCAACAGCAGTTGCTCGACACCAATCTGGTGTTGCAACGTTTGATGAACTCCGACGGCCTGACTGGGTTGTCCAATCGTCGGCATTTCGACGAATACCTGGAGTTGGAATGGCGTCGGGCTGCGCGTGAGCAGACCCAAATGTCGCTACTGATGATCGACGTCGATTACTTCAAGGCCTACAACGACAGCTTTGGCCATTTGGAAGGCGATGAGGCGTTGCGCGGGGTCGCCCAGGCAATCCGCGCAAGCTGTGCGCGGCCTTCCGATCTGCCGGCACGTTACGGCGGCGAGGAATTTGCGCTGGTGTTGCCCAACACGTCACCGGGCGGCGCGCGATTGCTAGCAGAAAAACTGCGCCACACCGTGACCGCCCTGGCAATCCCACACAACTCCCCGGTGCCGGGTTCTACTTTGTCGATCAGCATCGGCTTGGCGACCATGATCCCTCAGCCGGGCTCTAACAGCCGCCAACTGATTCAAGAGGCCGACAAGGGCCTGTATTCAGCAAAGAACAACGGGCGTAATCAAGTGGTGGTGGGTGGGTAGTGTTTTCGCAAATGTCGCGCGGCTCTCTGTATTAGGCAGCTTGTTCGCGAGAGGCGTTATTCGATCAGCCTGACATGACCCCCGCCAACCAGTCGGCTGCTACGGGGATTGCGCGGTATCAGGCACAATAATCCCGCCAGGGGTGCTTAACAGGCTGCCTTAGCGGTCTTCTGTGGGGTATACTCGTCGGCTTTCAAAAGTTCGCCTACGAGTGCTGCCTACCATGGAAATCAACCCGATTCTAAACAGCATCAAGGACCTGTCCGAGCGTTCCGAAACCATTCGGGGGTATCTTTGACTACGATCAAAAGCATGAGCGCCTGACCGAAGTCAATCGCGAGCTTGAAGATCCTGCTGTCTGGAACAACCCCGAATATGCACAGAACCTGGGCCGCGAGCGTTCCTTGCTGGCACAGATCGTCGACACCCTGGACGAAATGTCCTCCGGTTTGAACGACGCCAAAGACCTGTTGCTGATGTCGGCTGAAGAAGAAGATCAAGCTGCCGTGGATGATGTGGCCGCTGAAGTAGAGCGCCTGCGCGAATCGCTTGAAAAACTCGAATTCCGCCGGATGTTCAGCGGTGAGATGGACGCTAACAACGCTTACCTCGATATCCAGGCCGGCTCCGGCGGGACCG
The nucleotide sequence above comes from Pseudomonas sp. AB6. Encoded proteins:
- a CDS encoding PleD family two-component system response regulator, which gives rise to MHDLQIDGFKKTDENSAMVLLVDDQAMIGEAVRRGLANEENIDFHFCADPHQAVSQAILIKPTVILQDLVMPGLDGLTLVREYRNNPQTKDIPIIVLSTKDDPLIKSAAFASGANDYLVKLPDTIELVARIRYHSRSYMTLLQRDEAYRALRVSQQQLLDTNLVLQRLMNSDGLTGLSNRRHFDEYLELEWRRAAREQTQMSLLMIDVDYFKAYNDSFGHLEGDEALRGVAQAIRASCARPSDLPARYGGEEFALVLPNTSPGGARLLAEKLRHTVTALAIPHNSPVPGSTLSISIGLATMIPQPGSNSRQLIQEADKGLYSAKNNGRNQVVVGG